A part of Impatiens glandulifera unplaced genomic scaffold, dImpGla2.1, whole genome shotgun sequence genomic DNA contains:
- the LOC124917410 gene encoding uncharacterized protein LOC124917410, translating to MGRQAKRRQELSDNENTESDPAEEMYEIADKKAKVAAKKKAPIAKRSKMVISPKQHTQPSRQPPRQPQATKPSPAKKPPPAKKPPPTTKPPLATKPSTTQSKRNLPKKRPSPSKEVSTSFQHDLEFVSSEAVQVEANATELVNTRSFILENTESTQHQCNIEREEEDDDGDSMEEGDLQHLSQSTKTYIEIVGEKFYPDILKNIHRIITGYWRGPYVNWNQVPEDIKIMWWEQFTESFEWDPTKEEEVNKLFKKKASAKIKNFMTRAKKSLKKPSHITLEDWTEMKKNFVEPKYSQKCTKIQENRKKYTEDGGATYCGGSIPAIEHQRRLTEELGRPATIYETFEKTFKKKDGTWSGKRAVDVVNSFTQLTQTQESMDMNEKQSDMELWMEAAGKSKSGRVFGIGYMGRKQLFQNGQFNTQLSLEVNTLKETVSTLQMQNSEKDKENAIHKEEYTQQQERIKLLESSQVELVQDKVHLQNEVKSLNEKMDEFIKLWKASGQQTSQNITTPEGL from the exons ATGGGTAGACAAGCTAAAAGACGACAAGAATTAAGCGATAATGAAAATACTGAATCAGACCCG GCTGAAGAAATGTATGAAATTGCGGATAAAAAAGCAAAAGTGGCTGCAAAGAAGAAAGCTCCAATAGCAAAACGTTCCAAAATGGTAATATCTCCAAAACAACACACACAGCCATCTAGACAACCACCCAGACAACCCCAAGCCACAAAACCATCACCGGCCAAAAAACCTCCACCGGCCAAAAAACCACCACCGACCACAAAACCACCACTGGCCACAAAACCCTCAACAACTCAAAGCAAAAGAAATCTACCAAAGAAAAGGCCTAGTCCATCCAAAGAAGTTTCAACATCATTTCAACATGATTTGGAATTTGTCTCTTCTGAAGCTGTCCAGGTTGAAGCTAACGCAACAGAATTGGTCAATACACGTTCCTTTATCTTGGAAAATACCGAATCAACTCAACACCAATGTAATATagaaagggaagaagaagatgatgatggcgaTTCAATGGAAGAAGGAGACTTACAACATCTTAGCCAGTCAACAAAGACATACATTGAAATAGTTGGAGAGAA ATTTTACCCGGATATCCTGAAAAACATACATCGAATCATCACAGGCTATTGGAGGGGGCCATACGTGAACTGGAATCAAGTTCCAGAAGATATTAAGATCATGTGGTGGGAACAATTCACa GAGTCATTTGAGTGGGATCCTACTAAAGAGGAGGAAGTGAATAAACTATTCAAAAAGAAGGCTAGTGCAAAGATCAAAAATTTTATGACTAGGGCCAAAAAATCTTTGAAGAAGCCCTCACACATTACTTTAGAAGATTGGACTGAGATGAAGAAAAATTTTGTTGAACCTAAGTATTCACAGAAGTGCACGAAGATACAAGAAAATCGCAAGAAATACACAGAGGACGGTGGTGCAACATACTGTGGAGGTTCTATCCCGGCTATTGAGCACCAAAGAAGATTG aCCGAGGAACTTGGAAGGCCCGCAACCATTTATGAGACATTTGAAAAgacatttaaaaagaaagatgGAACATGGAGTGGAAAAAGGGCCGTAGATGTTGTG aaTTCTTTCACTCAACTAACTCAAACTCAGGAATCTATGGATATGAATGAGAAACAATCAGATATGGAGCTGTGGATGGAGGCAGCGGGGAAATCGAAGAGTGGTCGTGTATTTGGAATAGGATACATGGGTAGGAAACAACTATTTCAGAATGGTCAGTTCAATACACAACTAAGTTTGGAGGTAAATACCCTCAAAGAAACGGTAAGTACTTTACAAATGCAAAATTCAGAGAAAGATAAAGAGAATGCAATTCATAAAGAAGAATATACACAACAACAAGAGAGAATTAAACTGTTAGAATCTAGTCAAGTTGAATTGGTTCAGGACAAAGTTCATCTTCAAAATGAAGTAAAgtctttaaatgaaaaaatggaCGAATTCATTAAATTATGGAAAGCATCGGGTCAACAAACGAGCCAAAACATTACAACTCCGGAGGGATTATAA
- the LOC124917414 gene encoding uncharacterized protein LOC124917414, giving the protein MYDVFLFLLSIFLDDLHPLINNIKFIIHQDYIYKYKMRFDRIWMYNKKPECMEDYLKGLDEFISFATTQLGYMDGEKIRCPCRKCRIQKFITSDMCHQHLMRHGFMDNYYTWAANGEPLQNSQVYNYQRTRPSLGNNERSNAYESMIYDMASSSQPDVGDEGTTNFTTPHILSERFWKALNAAHQPIWPGHESESKLSATVKQLNMKSENNLSDRAVNQNLDYIRSLLPKNNCMPDSFYSMKKLVEDLGLPVIRIDVCKDNCMLYWGEDIDKQSCRFCNLSRYKEDVVKPKPHKQLFYLPLAPRLQRLYASNVTAAHMTWHGRHVNKPGMMCHPSDGEAWKWFDHHYPIFALEHRNIRLGLCSDGFAPFGQFGKVYSCWPVILTPYNLPPGMCMKSPYMFISLIIPGPKSPQRNIDIFLQPLIEELQMLWNVGVPTYDVSRGETFNMKAMLLWTISDFPAYGMLSGWSTHGIDGCPICMKKSKSFRLKYGRKACYFDCHRQFLSPEHPYRNDTQHFTKDRVETTLHPPIKDGNEIWSEISHYKLASETPHDYPHGFGDYHKWTKRSIFWELPYWKKLLIRHNLDFMHIEKNVFENIINTVMNVKGKTKDNINARKDMFVVCNRPELHLDPDTMSHKPKKASYTLTKAENIIICKWLKTLKFPDGYASNLSRCVDTTESRLIGFKSHDCHVFLERLLPIAFKRLLPQFVWGVLTDLSNFMHDLNCSSLSLDKVDNLQSQIPIILCNLEKIFPPSFFDSMEHLLIHLPYEAKIGGPVQYRWMYPFERFLKSVKNKVKNKARIEASICNAYILEEISTFASYYFESNVNCKQRQPPRNTEGSVNINEQPISIFNYLGRGSGGSKRFLTSKETLVAHTYVLLNCPEVDSYYRTFCTMNVGVDLEEIDCQFSSWFRSKVLQDQRGVIDKELSYFISFGPKTPTTRYSTYFINGYVWRAGDYGSNKSTMNSGICVHANDSDYYGLLEEIIELEYPGPCLHVVLFKCLWFDPIRGTRVNDTYRLIEVNMNRTYTKYDPFVLAQQAIQVYYSNYPTPTNDRNSSWMAVCKTKARAKIEDIWTNEVVYQNEYPTIELYIPLNIPLYDVNDLSDPNVLNGELDGLEETGLHGSGAEGSEDRESDSDISTNGEVEDRGDEEQSGDDIF; this is encoded by the exons ATGTATGAtgtatttctctttcttctatCCATATTCTTAGATGATCTTCATCCTTTGATCAACAATATCAAGTTCATAATACACCaag attatatctataaatataaaatgaggtTTGATCGAATATGGATGTACAATAAAAAACCTGAATGCATGGAAGATTATTTGAAAGGTTTGGATGAGTTCATTTCATTTGCTACAACTCAACTAGGTTATATGGATGGTGAAAAAATAAGGTGTCCTTGTCGAAAATGTCGAATTCAAAAGTTCATAACGTCTGATATGTGCCATCAACATTTGATGAGGCATGGATTCATGGACAACTATTACACATGGGCTGCTAATGGGGAACCTCTTCAAAACTCACAAGTATACAACTATCAACGTACACGACCTTCGCTCGGTAACAATGAAAGATCAAATGCTTATGAGTCAATGATATATGACATGGCATCAAGTTCCCAACCAGATGTGGGAGATGAAGGTACTACCAATTTCACTACACCACATATTTTATCTGAAAGGTTCTGGAAAGCATTGAATGCAGCACATCAACCCATATGGCCTGGTCATGAAAGCGAGAGTAAACTATCAGCAACGGTAAAACAACTAAATATGAAATCTGAGAACAATTTGTCTGATCGTGCTGTAAATCAAAATCTGGACTACATTAGATCATTGTTACCCAAAAATAATTGTATGCCAGATAGTTTTTATAGCATGAAGAAATTGGTTGAAGATTTGGGTTTGCCCGTGATAAGAATCGATGTATGTAAAGATAATTGCATGCTTTATTGGGGTGAAGATATTGATAAACAATCATGCAGGTTTTGTAATCTTTCCCGATATAAAGAAGACGTTGTTAAACCGAAGCCCCATAAACAACTTTTTTACTTACCTCTTGCTCCCAGATTGCAGAGGTTATACGCATCAAATGTTACAGCCGCTCACATGACATGGCATGGTCGTCATGTTAACAAACCTGGGATGATGTGTCATCCTTCTGATGGAGAGGCTTGGAAGTGGTTTGATCATCATTATCCAATATTTGCACTTGAGCATCGAAATATTCGACTCGGCCTTTGTTCTGATGGATTCGCTCCTTTCGGCCAGTTTGGAAAAGTATATTCATGCTGGCCAGTAATTCTAACACCTTATAATCTTCCACCAGGCATGTGTATGAAGTCACCGTATATGTTCATTTCACTAATTATTCCCGGGCCGAAAAGTCCACAaagaaatattgatatttttcttcaaCCGTTGATAGAGGAGTTACAAATGTTGTGGAATGTCGGTGTTCCTACCTATGATGTCTCCCGGGGTGAAACATTTAACATGAAAGCAATGTTGTTGTGGACTATTAGTGATTTTCCTGCTTACGGAATGTTGTCAGGCTGGAGCACTCATGGAATTGATGGTTGTCcaatatgtatgaaaaaatcaaaatcttttCGATTAAAATATGGGCGAAAGGcttgttattttgattgtcataGACAATTTTTGTCGCCGGAGCATCCTTATAGAAATGACACACAACATTTTACAAAAGACCGCGTGGAAACAACTCTTCACCCCCCTATAAAAGATGGCAATGAAATATGGTCGGAAATTTCACATTATAAGCTTGCAAGTGAAACTCCCCATGATTACCCTCATGGATTTGGCGATTATCACAAGTGGACTAAGAGAAGTATATTCTGGGAGCTTCCGTATTGGAAAAAACTTCTCATTCGACATAACTTGGATTTTATGCATATTGAAAAGAAtgtgtttgaaaatattataaacacgGTTATGAATGTGAAGGGTAAGACGAAGGATAATATTAATGCGAGGAAGGATATGTTTGTTGTGTGTAATCGTCCAGAGCTACATCTTGATCCTGATACAATGTCTCATAAGCCTAAGAAGGCTTCTTATACCTTGACGAAGGcagaaaatatcataatttgcAAATGGCTCAAGACTTTGAAATTCCCAGATGGTTATGCGTCCAATTTGTCAAGATGCGTTGATACAACCGAATCTAGGTTGATTGGATTCAAAAGTCATGATTGTCATGTGTTTTTGGAAAGGTTATTGCCAATTGCATTCAAACGATTATTACCTCAATTTGTTTGGGGAGTCTTGACTGATTTAAGTAATTTCATGCATGACCTTAATTGTTCAAGTCTGAGCTTAGACAAAGTGGATAACTTACAATCTCAAATTCCTATAATTTTATGCAACTTGGAGAAGATTTTCCCGCCTTCCTTTTTTGATTCAATGGAACATCTACTAATACACTTACCATATGAAGCCAAAATAGGAGGTCCTGTACAATACAGATGGATGTATCCCTTCGAGAG GTTTTTGAAGAGTGTGAAGAATAAGGTGAAAAATAAAGCTAGGATTGAAGCATCCATATGCAATGCCTATATTCTTGAAGAAATATCAACATTTGcttcatattattttgaatcgAATGTAAATTGCAAACAAAGACAACCTCCGAGGAACACCGAAGGGTCAGTGAACATAAATGAACAaccaatttcaattttcaattacTTAGGACGTGGAAGTGGTGGTTCAAAGAGATTTCTAACTAGCAAAGAAACATTAGTGGCTCACACGTATGTCCTACTAAATTGTCCGGAGGTGGATTCATATTATAG AACTTTTTGCACCATGAATGTTGGAGTCGATCTTGAAGAAATAGATTGTCAATTCTCATCATGGTTTCGGTCAAAG GTTTTACAAGATCAAAGGGGGGTTATTGATAAAGAACTATCTTATTTCATATCATTTGGTCCCAAGACTCCAACAACTAGATATTCAACATACTTCATTAATGGTTATGTGTGGAGGGCTGGTGATTACGGATCTAATAAATCAACCATGAATAGTGGTATTTGCGTTCATGCAAATGATTCTGATTATTATGGGCTTTTGGAGGAGATTATTGAATTAGAATATCCTGGTCCATGCTTACATGTAGTTCTATTCAAATGTTTATGGTTTGATCCTATTAGAGGTACTAGAGTTAATGACACATATAGACTGATTGAGGTGAACATGAATCGTACATATACTAAATACGATCCATTTGTTCTTGCTCAACAAGCTATACAAGTGTACTATTCGAACTATCCAACCCCAACGAATGATCGTAATTCATCATGGATGGCTGTTTGTAAAACAAAAGCAAGAGCAAAGATAGAGGACATATGGACAAATGAAGTGGTGTATCAAAATGAGTATCCTACCATAGAATTGTATATTCCCCTAAATATTCCCTTGTATGATGTCAATGATTTGAGTGATCCAAATGTTTTAAATGGTGAGTTAGATGGATTAGAGGAAACTGGATTACATGGAAGTGGTGCAGAGGGAAGTGAAGATCGAGAAAGTGATTCAGATATAAGTACAAATGGAGAAGTTGAAGATAGAGGAGACGAAGAACAATCAGGAGATGACATATTTTAA
- the LOC124917415 gene encoding probable polygalacturonase At3g15720, with the protein MNLINPNLKAFLQAWGKACESSSISTMLVPGGKTYLLIPIQFKGPCKGPSIQVQIDGILLAPSIRSQWKDCPDNTWIAFSQIIGLHINGKGKLNGQGLSWWKTNPRNNYNQWNQKESPCTKSTSFCSKASTILGACAKPTGIRFIGCNNLVLSGLTHINPPSRHINIYGCQNVQISHLTITAPANSPNTDGIGISSSSNVRITDSFIGTGDDCVAISTGSTNIFVGGVQCGPGHGISVGSLGQGGSSSNVDGVFVQNCTFTGTENGVRIKTWPGGKGYARNITFTGIRLNNVKNSIIIDQTYCQVAENCQDQAQAVQVSDVKYIGVQGTSATPQAIVLQCSHHVPCKNIIFNRINITSSSKGNALASCKNAVVSIQTAISPNVSCISAI; encoded by the exons ATGAATTTGATAAACCCTAATTTGAAGGCTTTCTTACAAGCATGGGGTAAAGCATGTGAAAGTAGCAGCATTTCTACCATGTTGGTTCCTGGAGGaaaaacatatttgttgatTCCTATTCAATTCAAAGGCCCTTGCAAAGGGCCATCTATTCAAGTTCAG atTGATGGAATCCTATTGGCACCCAGCATCAGGAGTCAATGGAAAGATTGCCCGGATAATACATGGATCGCGTTCTCACAAATTATCGGCCTTCACATTAATGGAAAGGGAAAACTCAATGGCCAAGGTTTGTCATGGTGGAAAACCAACCCACGTAACAACTATAACCAATGGAACCAA AAAGAGAGTCCTTGCACCAAATCAACCAGTTTCTGCTCAAAAGCGTCGACG ATATTAGGTGCCTGCGCAAAACCGACG GGAATAAGGTTCATAGGTTGCAATAACCTTGTATTAAGTGGGTTGACTCATATCAATCCTCCAAGTAGACATATAAACATATATGGATGCCAAAATGTCCAAATTTCTCACCTTACAATCACGGCGCCTGCAAACAGCCCTAACACAGATGGAATCGGAATTTCTTCCTCTAGTAACGTCAGAATTACCGACTCTTTCATCGGCACAG GTGATGATTGTGTTGCAATTTCAACGGGTTCTACAAACATTTTTGTGGGAGGAGTTCAATGTGGACCGGGTCATGGTATAAG tgtTGGAAGCCTTGGTCAAGGGGGGTCTTCTTCAAATGTGGATGGTGTTTTTGTACAAAACTGCACTTTTACAGGAACAGAAAATGGAGTCAGGATAAAGACATGGCcg GGTGGAAAAGGTTATGCAAGAAATATTACATTTACTGGCATTCGGTTGAATAATGTTAAGAATTCTATTATTATTGATCAGACATATTGTCAGGTCGCTGAAAATTGTCAAGATCAA GCGCAGGCAGTGCAAGTGAGTGATGTGAAGTACATAGGTGTTCAAGGAACATCCGCAACGCCCCAAGCAATAGTCCTACAATGCAGCCACCATGTTCcttgtaaaaatattatttttaacagaATAAACATAACGTCGTCCTCTAAGGGTAATGCTTTGGCTAGTTGCAAGAATGCAGTGGTGTCTATTCAGACCGCAATATCTCCAAATGTTTCGTGCATCAGTGCCATTTAA